Below is a genomic region from Silurus meridionalis isolate SWU-2019-XX chromosome 1, ASM1480568v1, whole genome shotgun sequence.
aaatgttgtaaaatCTCCAGAACTGATCATGCAAGTTACAACAACAGGAAATACTTGAATGTTTAGCTCATgcatattataaaaatgattaGATTCGGATTCTTTTGCAAGCACCAGATGTGCAGTAGATGTGCATCAGAGCTCCATTTGCTTTTACACTGTTGTGCAATGCAGAGGCCTGGAAAAGATCCACGGTTTACCAGGAGACCAGATGATTCAATCACATATGATATAAACACAAGTGAGTAGAGTGCTAATGGTGACCAAAGAGAAAAGCCCGTCTACTGTCAGGTTCAGGAAGATCTCCTGCCGCGGCGCATGCATTTCCAATCCACTGCAGTCAAACCCCGCGAGCGCACCTACTTAGAAGCCTTGCGTGGAAACCCAAATCATACCTAGATGTCATATTGATGCAGGTAAACAGTACATACCCTCTGATGCGGAGGAAAACGAGGGCAGCAGTGCAATCAAGACGCTAGCGAGCAGACTCGGATGGACTATCAGACGCATGATTCATATTTGAAGACCTTTAAAAAATGACATCAGCGCATCAGACCGCAACGAAGATCCGGGCCCATGGTCGAGCGAGCGGTGAATaacaagaagatgaagaagggCAGAAAATGCAAAGGATGGAAAGAAGCGCGGAAAAGCTGAGGGATAGAGGAGCTTGGGAGGATGGAAGGCGGTGGCCAAGCAGCGCATACATCAGGAGTTacactgcgcatgcgcagtgcATCCAGCTCTCTACCCAACATCTGCTGCTGCGTTAATGAAAACCATTGGCGTACTAGCACTGGAGAGACACTCCTCTCTAATCACAACACacaatattgtaatatttctgTACATAAGAAATAGGACATTAGGTAAAATTCTAACTGGTGGTCACTTATAACCCTTTTACTTTCATATTATTTCCCCAATTCATATTATTCAAAGAGATcatgaagagaaagaaataatatcCACCAGTGACCTAAACTCTattagaatcactgacttacctTTATTGATACTTTTGgccatgaatatatataaaattattcccagtagtctattctcttcactTCGGAGCGTGTTGGAGTTTCAATCCAATCTTTGCCAGGATCGAAGGTCTGCTGAAAAAGCCCTCAGAAATTAGCAGTGccaaaaaatacacaagaataaagctgttgctttaaccaatcagatcgcAAGCCGACCTTACTGGGGCCTTTTAAAAGGCCTCCAAACACGTTtgactagtcagagctcgcaaaccaaatctgtagcaaactgcacaagcgcAAATATATTTACGCTGATGAGGGAGAGGAAATTAGTTTGCTCttttacaagacagacttttcaaCAGAAGCTGGACAGCATGagccaaaacagtttaaaacaggtGTAAAGCTTTTTCATCAACCTGGAATACTTTTGCATTTCCTTTCcggtagaatttgcacaaaaacacacaattcgcCATAATTTTAAATTCTAGTTCGATTTAGTGcggtgaaaggagacttgttgaattctgttcattgggtttcttgcttgattaatggcattcattctcactgtaggATCACAGGAtcatggtattaagaggtggatggattcgtgcaggacaccactgaaagtcttggttttatttaaatgaacaatAAATCAGGCTCCACTGCAGGAAGAGGACAttgagaaaagtaaaaatgtctAAGAAAGACaatagatatatattatataataaattttaatgtgcaatcataattaaatatttaactgtggcacaaaaatattcaataaaaaaaaaaaacctttaaaaatattCCCTTAAACCGCGTCAAAAATGCGTGATTTGACTAGGGAACAAGAAATACAAACACCAAAACATTCAACTGTGCAAAATTATACAGCAATGGATGGACAGAGAACAGATGTTGCTTTCTGCCTACACGTCTCCTCCTCATCTTTATAAAAGAGGTCAAAGAAATGCTGGTGTTTATGTCCAGCCTGCTGTACAGGCTTAATAGCACCGATCACAACAGCGACATCCAGGTAAGCAGATGCTTAACGTCTTCTTGAAGCTCTGGTGGGAATTTTATTCCGGGTGGACGCTCTACATCCTGAAGCAACACGAGTGCTGACTTTTCGCTGGAGAACATTCCTTGACTTTGCTCTGGCTTTTGGGGACTTCCGCTTGGTCCGGTAAGGAGGTGAGGATGGTTTCTTTGCAGGAGTCAGAGGTTTTTCTGTAAGTCTCTGTCCCTGTTTGCGACGTCTGCTTGCTGGTTGGTccaagtgtgtctgtgtgtggtctGATTTTAGCTTAGTCCCCGGAACCTTAAGAGAACCGTCTGTACCGGAAGGCTCTTTTGCTCTTGAGGAGCTGCTTGTGTGGGAAGCAGAGGACCTTATCTGTCCCAGGAGAAAACGACTGCTACTGGAGATGGAGGATCGGCTGAACAGGGCCTTCCTGCTGGAAACAGAAGATCCAGGCTCAGAGGGGCCCCCATTGTCCAGCCAAGAGCCAGAGGTAGAAGCACAATGGTCTGCCATGCTACCCTCACCCCGACTTTTTTTAGAACCTCGAGGTGACCGTCCCTGTGCTGAACCATGGAGTTCCTTGTTGATGTCTGGACTGAGACTTCGGAATAACTGTCTAACATGGGAAAGAGATTTGAAAGTAGGAGTTGAGGGCACCCCTCTAGGTGGAGTCTTTAGTATTCTGTTGGTCAGGGGATCATAATATTTAAGAGGGGTCTTTTTGTACTTGTACTTAATTGCAATTTCCTCATCACTTGATTTCCTCTTTTTACCCACCCGTTTAACTGGGGTAGGCTTAAAAGAACCCTGTCCACTATCTGGGAAAGATAGAACGTAAACCACAGTTTTAGGCTGTAAAGGACTCATAATCTTACAGTAAGATGCAGGTAGCTTGAGTGCGCACATTCTTGTTTTCATGTCTGGGGTCCTTTCAGGACTTGGGTCTTTCTGAGTCTCACAGGTACTCAGCAGGGTGTCACTTTCGGGTATTGGTTTTCTCCGCACTACAGGGCAGTTCAAGTTTGCAGTTTGTGTTCCATGGCTCACTTTAACCACTTGACAGCGTGATGCTATTCGGTATAATCTAGACCTGGATTTCCTGTACACAGGTTGGTCCTCCTCATGATGCTCAATAAGCGGTAAGACATCTTTACACACAAAATCCGCCTCATTTCCCTCTTGATTCTGCTGATCTTTATCTTTCCTATTGTGGTTCCCAAAATTAGCCAGCGACTCACTGTCAAAATAGCAACGAAAGCGACCCTGTCGGAACTCTTTCACCAGACAGTCTATCTTTAAGTCATCCTCATACCTTACTTGTGCCCACGTCTTTCCCACAAAGGAGGGGGGTATGTGGGGAAGATTTGGAATGATTTCATCAGCTTCGTACTCTTTTCCATCCACAGGCTCCATCTTGTCACCTTCCAACACATTATTTAGTGCTGTGTCCAGCTGGGCTTTGTACTCTTGATCCTCAAGGTTTATATGTACCTGCATAAGGCGTGCTAGACGATCATCTTCGGTTGTGTTTTTTGGCAAAGATGCCTGAAAGGTGTTGTCCCATTCATCACTGTCTTTAGAGTCACTGGATTGCAGGCTCAGGTGGAAAACACTTTCGTCCTCCTGGTTGGGTTTGGGACTGCGGCCATAGCAGTGCCTCTCGATAACCTCTTCAATTACCTCATGTATTTGGTCTGAATTTTCGCTGAATGTCCGTTTCCTGTGTGGCCCCTTACAGGGTGTTGGGACTACAGTCCTAGCTAGTTGCAACCCCCTGTGCTGGGGTTTTGAGGTGGCACACTTTGTGACTGGTGATGTAGGGGTACCTGGGCTTGAATCATCATCTTCTCTAAGtctatttgtttttctgtgtgcTTTCCTGTGTTGAAATTTAGGGGATCCTGAAGTCTGTGGGCTACAAGGCTGTTGAGAATGTGGGATTTGTGAAGTGACTGTTTGTGCCAAcatttgtgatgtgtgttgttTGTCTGTACCAGACTTGATATTAGTCCTATGTAAGAACCCCTGTGTGGGGGAACATCTTTCAGGGACTGGGGGTTCAACTTTTATTTGCACAGTTTTAAGGCCAGTTTGAACAATTGTTTTCATTGGTACATTGACAGAAGTGCTTGCTTGTTCTTGACTCATACTACATGTGGTAGTGGGTTCAGCTTGCACCATGTGACAGGATTCTTCAGCAGAACTGAGCGTTTCCTCTCTGGTCCCCACAGAGAGCCCATCGTCCTCTGATCTACAGTGCACCTCTGATAATACTTCTCTTGGAACTGGTAACTTACTCAGGCAAGGCAGGTCAGCATGGGTAGGactaaacagaaaaacacaaaatgataGTGTAAGATTAGTGGTATTGCAGATtagagtttgttttttttagaaaaatggtagttatttattatatttaaaaatggcgGAATCTGTGAAAAATGTATCATCTCCAGAAAGATTAAGCCTTAAATGCAGAAACAACATAtggtcaatcaatcaataataataatatccaagTTCTAAATATCGGTTTGAAATTTTGAAAAAACATCACATTACATGAagtatttcattttcttttttttttttatactttaataataatgaaagtcTAAATATTAACTAGAGAAAGCACAATTGCACACCTATTCTTTACTAATATTGATACTGACACCCAATAAATAGTGCTTTTTAAGAACTACTCaagtgttgtatttttttttgtcacagtcCTTTTTTGCTGACACGGAATAATAACTTgcattgtatgtataattaaaCCATAACAAAAATCAATGCTAATAAAAGAAAGTGCTGGAAAAGTAATAATGGCTATCTCTGGTATGAACTTATCCCTCATTATTATCTGGTGCAAACATGCTTTGAGTCAAGCTGGCTTTCTTTTAGCATTTTCTACAACTTAGTAGTAGGCTCTAAGAAAATCTGAGCCCTGTCTTCTCAGATGAACTCATTTATAAAGCTGGAAATGCGAGTGATCTGGCGAGTGTTGAATTTTAGATAAGTAATGAGGCACACCGTGTGTCGTTGTAGCCATGAGGATGGTGATGAAGCACGTCTTGGAGGAATCTCTCCAGCAGGCTTCCAGAGGACAAGTTTGTCCGCGCTGTTCGTACCACCACTTCTCTGTGCCGGGTGCTCTGGATGTGCTACAGAATTCCACAAAAGAATTGGTTATAAAAAGTTTAGAATTGGTTCGTAATTTTCAATGTACATTTAATGTCCTAAAAACAACTTTGTACAACCAAGAAAAATCTACATACTAACACATTTATGCTGTAGCTGTAACATGTTCTCACTTAAAACATACATCGGTAGGTGAAAGCCGTGCAACACAAAGCCTGAAGTCTAGCAGGTCTAGcggtaataataaataatattcctAAGTTTTAGCCTGGTTGTATTCTTTCTATatctaatttcattttatttgctattgcgctttgcacaacattgtgtttacatttttgttactgttcacgTTACGTTTCTTTACAACAGGTTTAATGGCagagatatttattattttgtgttttgtgtatttgtcttgcactgtcctgtattgtctttgcACTAGTCcatagctctgtgttttctgttctctgtgattgttgttgtatgtagcaccagggttcaggaggaacgttgtttcgtttcactgtgtaatgcgtcagctatatatggttgaaatgacaataaaagcttcttgacttcatGTGCTGAATGATTGAATATTGAAAACATGAaatggtttttttcttttttaaaagcataCATCCCAAATTATGTATGTAATGTTCTAAGTTCAGTATTCGAATGCATACCGAGTTTGCAGCTGCATGTTAATTTACAACAATATGGTTCCTCATTAAAATACCATTAAGAACACCACATATTAGAACAAGCACCAGTCAATATAAAGTCTGAACTGAAAATATCATCTGAGTAAGTCACTTTATTGTAAAGAAAGCTTTATTTCTCCTCTCTGTAAATGGATGCTTTTCTCAGGGTGTGTTATGCTGCCATGTGATGCAGCAGGAACAGCAGTTCACAAACATGTGTTTGGCTGGTTGGACATGTCACTGAAGAAAAAGATGTTGATGGATTCAAATTGTACCCTGCCCAGTCAGAATAAAGAGAATAATGAGATTGTACCTGCTCTACACTGTTGTACACAACCTGACAGTAGCTGCAGAAGCCCTGGCGCTGTGAGGAGTTTGAGGGACCAGCGACAGGCTGTTCCAAGCTGCAGGGCCTATGttgtccaaaaaaataaaaaaaagtttattattgggtaatttttcttattttttattaataacagaTAAGTACAACTGGTATCCCATCTAGAATGTATTCGTTATCAGTGAACTCTTTAATCTTGGTGAGTGTTGATGTAGATCCGGAGCCTATTCCAGAAACACTGGGCATGATGCGAGAATAAACTGTATTGCATTTTCTATGGAACTATGTCTAAGGTTAATGCCAACCAGGAAGACCAAAatttcagaaaaaatatatatgatatagaGAAAATACATAGCTTTTTGTTTGTGGTCACACAAACTCACCTGTTGGTTTGCTCCCTATCTGCATCtacaaaataattatacataaaattattattattattaataataataataataataataataataacaacaacaataacaacactaCATACCAAAATTATcctaattgtttatatatattatacattaaaaaaacatgagatATCACAACACCCCCATCATTTGTTATACTTTGAccgaacaaatatataaatgtatatttataactttattttaaCTGAAAATCGTCCCTTAGcataaacagctttacacactcttggcatccagacagttcgtttctccaaataTTCTGCTgtaatactttgccatgcctcttatAAAGCTTGCCATTAGttggatatttatttttgacctTGCCATCCATGTTACCAGCCATGTTAGTTTCCTTTCACCCGGAATAAGTCCCATTCCTGCTCTCACACAACTCCGAACCATTAAGCTTTTATTGTGGGTGTGAAGCCGTCTGTTAACATCATCGCTCCTGTTCACCATCTTACAGAAGTTCTAGTCAAAAATGTCCTGTTTGGACTGTCCACAGAACCTTCTTTCAATTCTTATTTGTTTGAACCTTTTACATAGTTTGTTGCATGAAATCAAATGCATGTGTCTCACAAATGATAAGACTTTCTGGCTCTAAACTTTTGACACACACTGTATGTGATcatcagaggtggaaagagtattaaaatattctactcaagtaaaagtagtGTTACTTCAATGAAGTTTTACTTAAGCACAAGTAAAGTTACATTTAAGATTTGCAGGATTTTAGTGTACAAATtaaattgcaataaaatatCTCCTGATATAATGTCATTTATAGTAATAATTCAGAATTCAAACAGCGAATGCACACAATGTACAACCTTTGCTTCAAAGGCATTTTGCTTTCAGACAGATCTGCATCACTGGTGTCTGTCTTATCCGTCTCCATCTTTCGTTCTTGAGTTTGGCGAGTTTGTTCACCCACCCTTCAaccaatcagtgcagtagtttccccgcttgcattatttatttatttattttttaaatcataaccGAAAATTATTACTAATTTGGTTAAGTataatacttcaaacaaaacatacttaagtaaaaagtacacaaaTTACAGTAATACaagtaaatgttaataattactTTACACCTCTGATGATAAAAAATTGCCATgtaaatagtttttccgggcCACCTAATGAATCAGATACATGTTGACATaaatgaaagataaaataaaaagacatcaGAATCATACATACTCTCAGCAGTGGGTGTTGGTTCCTCCTCCAGAGGCATGTTACTGTCTAAAATGGGGGAGTTACATGTAAGataatgtgaaaaatgtttgaaataaaagTCAGAAGAGGTGATACAGTACACTGACctcaggaggagaggaagtgaagtTTAAAGGGATCTCAAATCACATAACTGCAGACACACAAACCTCAAGGAACCACGTGAGAATGTTCACATCTGAATGGAGGcaatacacaaacaacaatGAAAATATTGGGGATTTTTGTTTAGGTTTTCAGATTTCTCAAAACACTTGAATTGGAGCAGGTATTTACTGAAC
It encodes:
- the zdbf2 gene encoding LOW QUALITY PROTEIN: DBF4-type zinc finger-containing protein 2 (The sequence of the model RefSeq protein was modified relative to this genomic sequence to represent the inferred CDS: substituted 1 base at 1 genomic stop codon), producing MPLEEEPTPTAENADREQTNRPCSLEQPVAGPSNSSQRQGFCSYCQVVYNSVEQHIQSTRHREVVVRTARTNLSSGSLLERFLQDVLHHHPHGYNDTRPTHADLPCLSKLPVPREVLSEVHCRSEDDGLSVGTREETLSSAEESCHMVQAEPTTTCSMSQEQASTSVNVPMKTIVQTGLKTVQIKVEPPVPERCSPTQGFLHRTNIKSGTDKQHTSQMLAQTVTSQIPHSQQPCSPQTSGSPKFQHRKAHRKTNRLREDDDSSPGTPTSPVTKCATSKPQHRGLQLARTVVPTPCKGPHRKRTFSENSDQIHEVIEEVIERHCYGRSPKPNQEDESVFHLSLQSSDSKDSDEWDNTFQASLPKNTTEDDRLARLMQVHINLEDQEYKAQLDTALNNVLEGDKMEPVDGKEYEADEIIPNLPHIPPSFVGKTWAQVRYEDDLKIDCLVKEFRQGRFRCYFDSESLANFGNHNRKDKDQQNQEGNEADFVCKDVLPLIEHHEEDQPVYRKSRSRLYRIASRCQVVKVSHGTQTANLNCPVVRRKPIPESDTLLSTCETQKDPSPERTPDMKTRMCALKLPASYCKIMSPLQPKTVVYVLSFPDSGQGSFKPTPVKRVGKKRKSSDEEIAIKYKYKKTPLKYYDPLTNRILKTPPRGVPSTPTFKSLSHVRQLFRSLSPDINKELHGSAQGRSPRGSKKSRGEGSMADHCASTSGSWLDNGGPSEPGSSVSSRKALFSRSSISSSSRFLLGQIRSSASHTSSSSRAKEPSGTDGSLKVPGTKLKSDHTQTHLDQPASRRRKQGQRLTEKPLTPAKKPSSPPYRTKRKSPKARAKSRNVLQRKVSTRVASGCRASTRNKIPTRASRRRXASAYLDVAVVIGAIKPVQQAGHKHQHFFDLFYKDEEETCRQKATSVLCPSIAV